The Epinephelus lanceolatus isolate andai-2023 chromosome 19, ASM4190304v1, whole genome shotgun sequence DNA segment TCATCAGTGGAGCAAGCTGCtgtggagttggaacatgattCAATTGTTAAAATTGCCCTCTTGAGTTATCAATCATGAGCTGGAAGCCAgtcaaaacactttaaaaatatCCTTTAAAGGCAAGAGACACATCCGGAGGCTCAGGCACAAAATCATGCAACACAGGAGAGAGCAGTTTACgtttaaaaacataaagagCCCATCTTACACTTGGTGAAAAGCCAGTTCAAAGCCGACGCAGTTGACATTTTCACGGCTACGCCCTTGTTGTATAAATAGTAGGCATGTCAACGGTTAACAgcagagaatatttttgaccggTTGTGCATGTCAgtctataggttaattttgctactcttcagttaACTGCACTGCGCATCACccaggtctggtgggagctaacATAAGCTAGCAGCGCCGCTCATTCAGCAGTTACTGATCATCCCAACCCAAcactgttgctgtggaaacattgtgcctaCCCTCTGGTCTGCCCCCAGGTCACCCCAGTGAGCAAGCGGCTCAGTTTTGAGCcacaaaccccctttagcatagttagcttcTGTTAGCTGCCATTAGCAGCGTTAGCACAGCTgctggtgctaacatagttaaaaGTGCTAAAGGAGTTTTGCGGCTCAAATCTGAGCTGCTTACTCACTGTGGGTACCTGGGGGAGATTGGAACGTGGCCACGATGTGCCGCAGCGAGACCATGTTGTCATCAGGATGGCGGTACAAGCGTAGTTTGTAAAAATGATGGCCGCAGCTATTGTGACGTCACTCACggatttgtggactcccattttgaagtctGGAGTTCAACATTTTAGCCACTGATGTCTTTATGTTTTTGAGCCAGAGGTGACAATATTTGagtgagaggctggagctgtggaggagcgaggggtgggcACTAAcctcagacagcctgtcactcaaagcagcccgactttaattatgcgtaactttaaaccttaataaaatgtacacaggtgagttataaataaattcaccccctgtacagctgtcatgaaggtggaaattagctatagagaccacaacagttttttgtaccaggctgtaaacatgtttatttctgctgtaaagttggacatatTAACATtagggtctgtggggattgactcactcttggagccagtctcaagtggccattagaggaactgcagtttttggcacttctgtgttggcttcactttccAGCTTTGGATGCTGCCGCTTGGTTACCTGCGGTAATTGCCATGAGTGTGCCGCTAGTTAGCTGTCTGTCAGAAAagctgacaaaaaataaatggcagaacatttacatgacaaaacattaaaatttcaccacctctgcATGAATAGCATTTTGAGATGAGGCGCTAAAGCTCACTTAGTCAGTGGATCACCAGAATATACCTAAGTATAtttagtttactgtcatagaggaggaaagaaaccaaaaaatattaaaatttaagAAGCTTAAATCAGAgaatttgaccttttttttttctttaaaatgtactCAAATTTACCAATTTAATTCACAACTCATTGATAAATTGATGCAGCTATATGTGTGAGAGGACACAAACAACTAAGTTCACTTTGATGATTCACATTAAGGGGTTAAGTTTGAGGAAACCCAGGCTGGAAGCTAAGAGGCTTCGCTGATAGAGATCTTACCCTGTGTCGATGAAGTGGAGGCTGCAGTCGCGTGTGCTTCCTCTGACTCCTCATCAGTACTTCCTCCATAATCATCTTCCTCCTGACCTGCTGTCCGCTCTGACTTTTCTGAACCCCCTTTTTTCTGTCCCTCAGAACTACAACAGAGACCAGAGAGTACATGATTCATTTCAGTCAAAGAACATGAGACATGATAGTTAAGATAATAATCATCAGactttaattaaaatgaattaaacaaTAATTAAATATCACATGACTTTTGCAACAAAAGAGATGAATCGGAGAATTGCAGTGATCACAGGAACAGACGTCAAAAAGTCTTGAGCAATTTATTGAGCAATTAGAAAAGTGATCCCTGAGAGTCGATGAGATGAACCATCCGTTGGTGAACCCTCAGTCAACTTGAAATTTTTCAAGTTgagcaatctttttttttcttcttcagtcaGTGTGCATTATTTAATGTCTccatacattcatttatttgtagcAGCCTGCCACAATGTCAACCTTAAGTATTGAGGGTGCAGGATTCAAGAGACTGATGTAAACGCTGGAGCCAGGGTATACTGTCTCtagaagagacaaaaacaaagaaatctttgtATCTAGTTGgaacaaaaaaatctaatttgggTACAGACCTATAGACAAGTGTTGAAAATCTGCAGGTGAAACAGTTCTCTTGTTTTTAGCAATGTAAAAttgaaattatttaaatgtttgtaaTTTACCAGATGTTGAGAGCTACAGTTAAAGCACCAGAGAAGTTATGGTGGCAATTAAAGCTCTGAAAAGGTTTGAAGTATCAGTCAAAATGTGAGCACTGAATGCAGCTTAACTTATATGTATATGAAAGAAGCTGATTTATAAGTCGAAGGTTATCACTGCAGTGGGCTTCAGCAGATGTGAAAGTGATGAAAACAGATGAGCAGGGATTATTCTTAAAGTCACAAatgttaaggcccagacacaccaaactcaAATCgaagaactagtggcgacaaAGGCCGACTGTTGCATCACCTCATGCTGCCTgcctcagccaaaaagttgcacttgaacacaccacaaagactacaaccAACTAGCATGTACATTCTGCGACTGTGTAAGAGGAAACTactctccatagcagcaggtggcagtggtctgtattcgtcattctaAAAGGGAAACCAAAAGAccaacaggacagattcaagatgctagttagccagttagcacattatcAACATAACCTGATCGAaagaacaaattatatttaccgtgcaccagtgaacaatagCACAAACAATTACGAACCGCTGCTGCTGAAGCGCTCCATGACTAAAAACATAATCTTACCATATGTAACAAGATtgtttggtctcactccctcctgatgtttagccatttgtttacgttcctcacttcagtttctCGTCTCGTGTGCTGAGCTAAACTGCCAATCAGGGTGATTTCTCTAAGTGACAGGCTCCACCGTCTCCAacaccgattcaacatgctgaatcagtcAAAGATAAGCTGTCAAGGGCTGACTacagccctgacacaccaagccgacagccAGGTGCtggtcaatgttgggccgtCAGCTAGCACCTGCACCCTTGTTTTTGCAGTTCTTCCCACACAATCGGCCCCCgtcagtgttttcattttaaacatgacagCCAGCTGGTGTGTGAGTACTGAATGCTGTTACAGTCAAATTCTAAAAAATGACAGCAGTTGAGATGTCAGTAACATAGCAGTTGAAGGTAGGGCTGTGTAATAAAGCCCAAAAATCatcattgtgattttttttttttcaagcttaGGGGCCAATTCAcgattttaaatctttttttttctcttgcaaAATGCAGTAAGGCCAAAACATGATTAAAATATTACTTGCAGGACTTTGTGCGCAAAACAGTTGTTCATTAGAAAAACCTGGCACCACTTCAAAGTACTGTTTAGTAAAGCTCATATTTAGGGGATTTACAGGATGACAGGGTAAACAAATATAAGTGTGTAGTATACCTGGTTTCCTGCAGGTGTGTCACAGTTTCCTGCAGACTGCGGATCTTTGCTTTCTTCTCGTTCAGGACCAAAACAAAGCGAGAGTACAGCTCTGCCTCCAAGGCTTCTTTACCACCAGCATAGCGCTTCAGTCTGTaatatacagaaacacacacacgtcttaTTATCTGGAGCTCACACTTCATCAGTGACTGAAACCTTCCCCTGGATGACATGAAAAGTACACAAATGTTTCCTTTTAGCAACATTACACCTCTGCTGCTGATCAGTGATGGATAGAGCAGTCGAGGGAGCGATTACAGAGCCATGAATCACACGAGTTGAGCGGCCCTGGGTATTAACTTCAAAGCAGgtcttgttttttaataaaaagatcTTTAAAGTAAagtctggtgatattctatacttttcttactgtcaacaaatcaAACGAAAACATCCAAACCAACAAAAGTATTAACTGTGTAATTCCTTTTATtacaaatgtggattaatccaccactgaaaatagttcccaacaaatcctcttcctctttgtttGTTAAAAACTGACCAGCTGAGACTTTTTAGACATGAAACTTGCTTTTAAAGTGTTTAGGGTgctctcagacctagagtcgtctcctttggtctgaatcagggactaattttgctccaaagttgtataattgcctagagttcatgttttcacagcagcatttacaaaaggaccagatcaaatgccttgtgtatgaaagctgctcttgattggtcagaatttccacgcgggaaaaatccaggaagtaaagcaaacgttgaagaagagtacacttgcaagataaatgtgacactttctaatgtcacaatggagggacaactacgcaggttgattttagcgctgctcatcgtggactatattgctgtcattgttcattttagtcaaagcatacagtttgaaaacgaggcgcggctccaactagaaaacaatgttttgatgcattggatgtgctgaatgtgcatattaaggcagtacaggaggaggtgcacattaataatcctccaggactgtaacatgctcatgtttaacccaaacaatgtgtcatgtgactgccgttgcttcacatccaggtcggaacaccttctcaccacaaaccaaccgcaccagagttcctttggaaccagactgagaccacctcttcaagaaggtcttggcccagttgttttggtgcacacctgagtgtgactgCTAAACGGGGCAAGTGTGAGAGAACTCTGTCTTCAGTAGGAGCCAGTTAGCTTggagctgagagccacagacaggaagtcagaaagTACTGAGAGACAGACGAACACATGGTTGGTTTGAATCCTTTCATGTGATTTGTCGACTATAACACAAATATATTACAACACTTGCCTTAtcctttacattaaaataactaATGCTGAGTCATGTGAATCACAGCGGCTCCTCATACTTCACTGACTGTGATCAACTCACACTCACAGCTGTGACATCAGTTCATAGCTCAAAGTGACGTACAGCTACAGGATGACGGCCCCTCCCCACACACTGTTACATGAGTTGGGTAATAACTCAATGTGATGGATTTTAAGGGAACTTAAAACTTGTGATTTTAACCCTGATGCCAGAGTGGGCTGTGCAGGGTTCCCACATGTAAAACTTGACTTAACCCTTTTCTTTACAAACCACAAAGTAGTTACAGTCTAACTGAATCATTCTATCATCATGTAATTCctgattttaaatatttttttgttgattttaggCAATGTTTTTGTATGTTCAGACATAACTGTACACAGATGTATTTCAGAAGTTTCATTTCAACAATGGtagaagaagtattcagatattttactaaagtaaaagtagtaacaTGACACTAAAATTACTACACTAcatgtaaaagtcctgcattcgcACTCTCGTGCCCTTATATCTCCCAAAATAATCTTATTAACAAAATTTTCCCCAAACTTTCAGAGGGTAATAATGAAACTTCAGGATTTTTCCAATGTGGAAATCATCCCGACCCGCCTGGTTCTGGTTTGGAGCTGAGGAGACTTTGGTTCTTCTGTGTTTTGCGTGTGTTTACTCTGCAGTGATGCGTTGCTGTTCTCGTCTCAGTCTTTGGTTCTCGTCCTCCAGTTTCTGGTTGTGGTGTTCCAGTGTGTTTCCCCTCTGCAGGCTGTGGATCAGTAACTCTCTCACTGCCTCCGCCGGCTCCGGGATGGCCTTCAGCAAAACAGAGCCCAACCTTAACTGGAAGAAGAGAGTGAAAAGAAATCAGGAAACACTGAATTTTCACAGGGTACCAGCTTGTTTTAAGCATTTCGAGTACGAGGTACAAGTAACGTTAGTTCCTATGATTCTTTGGAGAATGCAGAGTAAAACTTCGCAATTGAAATTATAAATATATGCATCATGTCCATGTGTTGAGACATGCACACtgtcacatttgtacatttcagatTTATCATATCAACCTTCCTATACTGATGTAATCTCAGATCTCTGCCAAGtggcagaccactgttcaaaccaacaaacaataacagctgtgtttttttagcaaccctTAACGTCATCTCCACTGGTTTATGTGGCATCGAACCTAGGTGTTTTTAGCAGCAACAGTTTTCACTGACACACTCAGTGTTTCCCAGCAGCGTTTGTGCCACAGAACCTGGCAGTTTTTTTTCAACCCATCACAGCATCTTCCACTGGCATATGATGGTGCGTTTGTTTGGTACTTGGAGGTCagaagtgggaatgacgtcacctccgagTTGACAGCAGTTTTTGAATTCTAGTTGACAACGATGAACAagtcggaaaaaaacatggacgcccgcaagaaagcctttgttgcccttgcactCTCGGAGTATTGACAGCTTCAAAAcatgcactccaactgatgaacgCTGCAGATGAGGCTaacctaatgtaaaacaagtaagataaaattgctataaacagtactgtagcagagtgtttacgtgctatgtatgtgaccggcagccatcttgaattcgtaaGTTGCCGTTGATGCAGTTGCTCCGAGTTTCCGAGTCGGAAATCCGATCTCAGTGTGCTTTCGAGTTTAAACTTctgactgggaactgggaatttctgACCttcgagtacaaaacgaacacACCATGAGCCACGGAACCTGGACTTTTTTCACCAGCACATCACGGTATTTCCAATCAGCGTTGACCCATGGAACCTGATGGACTAGGAGTcccatcctactctctaatgtgctatgtgtgagctcagtcctgcgtgttctttaatgaagcaataggagaagatattcggtctcagttaatgtag contains these protein-coding regions:
- the LOC117269545 gene encoding DNA repair protein XRCC4-like isoform X2, whose translation is MTVSVREIYVSSEPDSSYFLRLDWRGQDLGSGFQLLLTDGQDAWRGDVSESVVCEEAEELEMQTERYIQDLQQALTETQSSVTYSFTLTPSPPDHSSTVTLAYEKVQKDISLRLGSVLLKAIPEPAEAVRELLIHSLQRGNTLEHHNQKLEDENQRLRREQQRITAELKRYAGGKEALEAELYSRFVLVLNEKKAKIRSLQETVTHLQETSSEGQKKGGSEKSERTAGQEEDDYGGSTDEESEEAHATAASTSSTQGNQAAASKAGK